Proteins from a single region of Desulfobacterales bacterium:
- a CDS encoding XRE family transcriptional regulator codes for MPLEKGDTMATRKKKSIDPIGQKIREIRKEKEITYEMLANETGLSVDKLKQIESGDQLPPVGILLSLSRALKVDSSYLLNEAKTNLSHRAKAFAKRTENYAYTTLTPGADTKRMKAFRITIDPMKAHDGVGYQHEGEEFVYVLAGKIELTVGEHVNTLDTGNSLHFNSGIQHMIRNISRKTAELLVVVCEP; via the coding sequence GTGCCACTCGAAAAAGGAGATACCATGGCCACCCGGAAAAAGAAATCTATTGATCCGATCGGACAGAAGATAAGGGAAATCAGAAAAGAAAAGGAGATTACCTATGAAATGCTGGCCAATGAGACTGGTCTTTCGGTTGACAAGCTGAAGCAAATTGAATCCGGCGACCAGTTGCCGCCGGTGGGTATTCTTCTCTCACTTTCCAGAGCGCTAAAAGTTGATTCAAGCTATCTGCTCAACGAAGCGAAAACCAATTTAAGCCATCGGGCCAAGGCCTTTGCCAAGCGGACGGAGAATTACGCTTACACAACGCTGACACCCGGCGCCGACACCAAGCGAATGAAAGCCTTTCGCATCACCATTGATCCGATGAAGGCACATGACGGCGTGGGATATCAACATGAAGGGGAAGAGTTTGTCTATGTGCTGGCCGGCAAAATCGAACTGACCGTGGGCGAGCACGTAAACACGTTGGATACCGGAAACTCGCTCCATTTTAATTCCGGGATTCAACACATGATTCGCAATATCAGCAGAAAAACGGCGGAGCTGCTGGTGGTGGTATGCGAACCCTGA
- the zapD gene encoding cell division protein ZapD yields MVKTEISLFLKNAPGELAKLCTLMGEAGINIDAITIQDASEYVLELFRARGKSIKRIASAANYQAMRKDSAEFALVRLMVDRVDAATALLTAQDYQFDTLPVIALELDNRPGELAKFSAKLGNAGINIHYVYGSVSNTQGKCLFVFCPDNIEKAESYFVTAAGA; encoded by the coding sequence ATGGTTAAAACGGAAATATCCCTGTTTTTAAAAAATGCACCGGGAGAATTGGCAAAACTTTGCACGCTGATGGGGGAGGCGGGAATCAACATTGACGCGATAACCATTCAGGATGCTTCAGAATATGTATTGGAGCTGTTTCGAGCCCGGGGAAAATCGATCAAACGGATCGCCTCTGCTGCAAACTACCAGGCCATGCGAAAAGATTCCGCTGAATTTGCGCTCGTGCGGCTGATGGTGGACAGGGTCGATGCGGCAACCGCCCTGCTCACCGCGCAGGATTATCAGTTCGACACCCTGCCAGTAATTGCCCTTGAGCTTGATAACCGGCCGGGCGAGCTGGCCAAATTTTCAGCAAAACTCGGGAATGCGGGGATTAATATTCATTATGTATATGGCTCGGTATCCAATACGCAGGGAAAGTGCCTGTTCGTTTTTTGCCCGGACAATATTGAAAAAGCGGAAAGTTATTTTGTGACCGCTGCAGGTGCATAA